A stretch of the Microcoleus sp. FACHB-672 genome encodes the following:
- the sufB gene encoding Fe-S cluster assembly protein SufB — translation MSATVKTLVNQPYKYGFVTDIESDTIPRGLSEDVVRLISAKKNEPEFMLEFRLKAYRQWLKMTEPTWPHVTYPQINYQDIIYYSAPKQQPKKLNSLEEVDPTLLETFEKLGIPLSEQKRLSNVAVDAVFDSVSIATTFREKLAKEGVIFCSISEAVKDYPELIKKYLGSVVPVGDNFFAALNSAVFSDGSFVYIPKGVKCPMDLSTYFRINNGDSGQFERTLIVAEEGSSVTYLEGCTAPMFDTNQLHAAVVELVTMDNAEIKYSTVQNWYAGDENGKGGIYNFVTKRGLCQGVNSKISWTQVETGSAITWKYPSCVLVGDNSVGEFYSVALTNHKQQADTGTKMVHIGKNTRSTIISKGISAGNSKNSYRGLVKMGPKATGARNYSQCDSMLIGDNAQANTFPYIQVQNNTAKVEHEASTSKIGEDQLFFFAQRGISSEDAISMMISGFCKQVFNELPMEFAVEADRLLSLKLEGTVG, via the coding sequence ATGAGTGCTACAGTCAAAACCTTAGTTAACCAACCCTACAAATACGGGTTTGTCACCGACATTGAATCCGACACTATCCCTCGTGGGTTGAGTGAAGATGTCGTCCGCCTCATTTCGGCCAAGAAAAACGAGCCGGAATTCATGCTGGAATTCCGCCTAAAAGCTTACCGGCAGTGGCTCAAAATGACTGAGCCAACCTGGCCTCATGTGACTTATCCGCAGATTAATTATCAAGACATTATTTATTACTCTGCGCCCAAACAACAGCCCAAGAAGCTTAATAGTTTGGAAGAAGTTGATCCGACTTTGCTAGAAACATTTGAAAAGTTAGGAATTCCGCTTTCTGAACAAAAGCGACTTTCTAATGTTGCCGTCGATGCGGTGTTTGACAGTGTTTCTATCGCCACAACATTTAGAGAAAAACTTGCCAAAGAAGGCGTGATTTTCTGCTCAATTTCTGAGGCTGTTAAAGACTATCCGGAATTGATCAAGAAATACCTAGGCAGCGTCGTGCCGGTGGGCGATAATTTCTTCGCCGCCCTTAACTCAGCCGTGTTTAGCGATGGCTCCTTTGTGTATATACCCAAAGGCGTCAAATGCCCGATGGATCTGTCTACCTACTTCCGGATTAACAACGGTGATTCGGGTCAGTTTGAACGCACCTTAATTGTTGCGGAAGAAGGCAGTTCTGTCACCTATTTGGAAGGCTGCACCGCCCCCATGTTTGACACCAACCAGTTACACGCTGCCGTCGTGGAATTGGTGACAATGGATAACGCAGAAATTAAATATTCCACGGTGCAAAACTGGTATGCCGGCGATGAAAACGGCAAAGGTGGAATTTACAACTTTGTCACCAAACGGGGTTTGTGCCAAGGGGTGAATTCTAAGATTTCTTGGACACAAGTGGAAACCGGCTCAGCAATTACTTGGAAATATCCCAGTTGTGTATTAGTTGGTGATAATTCTGTTGGTGAATTTTACTCAGTTGCCCTGACAAATCACAAACAGCAAGCCGACACCGGCACCAAAATGGTGCATATCGGCAAAAACACCCGCAGCACGATTATTTCCAAAGGAATTTCTGCCGGCAATTCCAAAAATAGCTATCGTGGCTTAGTGAAAATGGGGCCTAAAGCAACCGGCGCACGGAATTATTCCCAGTGCGATTCCATGCTGATTGGCGACAATGCCCAAGCCAATACATTCCCCTATATCCAAGTCCAAAACAACACCGCCAAAGTAGAGCACGAAGCATCTACCTCCAAAATTGGAGAAGATCAGCTGTTCTTCTTTGCACAACGAGGCATTTCCTCTGAAGATGCCATTTCCATGATGATCAGCGGTTTCTGCAAACAAGTGTTTAATGAACTGCCAATGGAATTTGCAGTCGAAGCGGATAGACTGTTGAGCTTGAAACTAGAAGGAACCGTTGGTTAA
- a CDS encoding M42 family metallopeptidase yields MDLLDYDRLFETIEEFVLHHSPSGVEGEIDRLLLTRFAEAGVEVWQDAAGNVIAKIAGSDPNRAIAITGHKDEIGAIVKTVKSHGRVEIRRLGGSFPWVYGEGVVDLLGDRETIAGILSFGSRHVSHESPQKAQQDKESLTWENAWVETKCTADELEAAGIRPGTRVVVGKHRKKPIRLKDYIGSYTLDNKASVAILLALAEMVKQPAVDIYLVASAKEEVGAIGALYFSQRQKLEALIALEICPLAPEYPIEEGEVPVLLSQDGYGIYDEALNTEIRKAAEVAGVPVQWAAISGFGSDASIAMKFGHVARAACLGFPTQNTHGFEIAHLGAIANCIRILQAYCQQAGNE; encoded by the coding sequence ATGGATTTGCTAGATTATGATCGGCTGTTTGAAACAATTGAAGAATTCGTACTGCATCATTCTCCCAGTGGTGTTGAGGGAGAAATTGACCGGCTTTTGCTAACTCGATTTGCAGAAGCGGGAGTGGAAGTTTGGCAAGATGCCGCCGGCAATGTGATCGCTAAAATTGCCGGCAGCGATCCTAACCGCGCCATTGCCATCACCGGCCATAAAGATGAAATTGGTGCGATTGTTAAAACAGTCAAATCTCACGGACGCGTGGAGATCCGGCGCTTAGGGGGTTCCTTTCCTTGGGTTTATGGCGAAGGCGTTGTCGATTTGTTGGGCGATCGGGAAACAATTGCCGGCATTCTCAGTTTTGGTTCGCGCCACGTTTCCCACGAATCGCCCCAAAAAGCCCAGCAGGACAAAGAGTCTTTAACCTGGGAAAATGCTTGGGTAGAAACGAAATGCACAGCGGATGAGCTAGAGGCTGCCGGCATTCGTCCGGGAACGCGAGTCGTCGTGGGCAAGCATCGCAAGAAGCCAATTAGACTTAAAGATTATATCGGCAGCTACACCCTCGATAATAAGGCGTCCGTGGCGATTTTACTGGCGCTGGCAGAGATGGTGAAGCAGCCGGCAGTCGATATCTACCTGGTGGCTTCGGCAAAGGAAGAAGTCGGGGCAATTGGGGCGCTTTACTTCAGCCAGCGCCAGAAATTGGAGGCGTTGATAGCCCTGGAAATTTGCCCCTTAGCGCCGGAATATCCGATAGAAGAGGGTGAAGTGCCGGTTTTGCTCTCTCAAGACGGCTATGGCATCTACGATGAAGCTTTAAACACCGAAATAAGAAAGGCTGCTGAGGTTGCCGGCGTGCCGGTGCAGTGGGCCGCGATTAGTGGGTTTGGCAGCGACGCCTCCATTGCCATGAAGTTTGGCCATGTGGCCCGCGCGGCTTGTTTGGGATTCCCCACCCAAAACACACACGGCTTTGAAATCGCCCATTTGGGGGCAATTGCCAACTGCATTCGCATCCTGCAAGCCTACTGCCAACAGGCCGGAAATGAGTGA
- a CDS encoding ferredoxin thioredoxin reductase catalytic beta subunit, protein MNPANNPNQATDKNLEAMRHFSETYAKRTDTYFCSDLSITAVVIEGLAKHKEELGSPLCPCRHYDDKQAEVAAAFWNCPCVPMRERKECHCMLFLTPDNDFAGDKQEITFEEIRTTTNQY, encoded by the coding sequence ATGAATCCAGCAAACAACCCCAACCAGGCAACGGATAAAAACCTCGAAGCTATGCGGCACTTCTCGGAAACCTACGCGAAGCGCACCGACACCTACTTCTGCTCGGATCTGAGCATAACAGCGGTTGTCATCGAAGGACTAGCCAAGCATAAAGAAGAACTCGGTTCACCTTTGTGTCCATGCCGGCACTACGACGACAAACAAGCCGAAGTCGCTGCAGCTTTCTGGAACTGCCCCTGCGTGCCGATGCGGGAACGCAAAGAATGCCACTGTATGCTTTTCTTGACGCCCGACAATGATTTTGCCGGCGATAAACAAGAAATAACATTTGAAGAAATTCGCACGACAACAAATCAATACTAA
- a CDS encoding SufS family cysteine desulfurase, protein MTLIQEKTLANRVRPDFTILLQEVNGHRLVYLDNAATSQKPLQVIETLKMYYDQYNSNVHRGVHTLSARATEAYEAAREKVAKFVNAASHQEIIYTRNASEAINLVAYAWGLSTLQRGDEIILSVMEHHSNLVPWQIVAQKTGAVLKFVELTETQEFDMEQFKKLISDKTKLVSVVHVSNTLGCINPVREIAEIAHKYGAKVLIDACQSAPHMGIDVQVLDCDWLVASGHKMCAPTGIGFLYGKLDVLRSMPPFLGGGEMIADVFLDHSTYADVPAKFEAGTPAIAEAIALGAAVDYLTSVGMHNIEAYEHELTGYLFEQLRQIPELTLYGPKPKADGSGRAALAAFTAGDVHPHDLSTILDQAGVAIRAGHHCTQPLHRYLKAQSTARASLYFYNTREEIDIFVGSLKEAIEFFGGIFG, encoded by the coding sequence ATGACACTCATTCAAGAAAAAACGCTGGCTAATCGGGTTCGCCCAGACTTCACTATTTTGCTGCAAGAAGTCAACGGACATCGTTTAGTTTATCTGGATAATGCCGCAACCTCTCAAAAGCCTTTGCAGGTGATTGAAACCTTAAAAATGTACTACGATCAGTACAATTCTAATGTTCATAGAGGCGTTCACACCCTCAGCGCTAGGGCAACAGAAGCCTATGAAGCGGCGCGGGAAAAAGTCGCTAAGTTTGTGAATGCGGCATCACATCAAGAAATTATTTACACTCGCAATGCCAGCGAGGCAATTAATTTGGTTGCATACGCTTGGGGTTTGAGTACATTGCAGCGAGGAGATGAAATTATTCTCTCGGTAATGGAACACCACAGCAATTTAGTTCCCTGGCAAATTGTTGCTCAAAAAACCGGCGCGGTGCTGAAGTTTGTTGAGCTAACTGAAACCCAAGAGTTTGACATGGAACAGTTTAAAAAGCTGATTTCAGATAAAACGAAATTAGTGTCTGTGGTTCATGTTTCTAATACTTTAGGCTGCATCAATCCGGTGCGCGAAATTGCCGAGATTGCCCACAAATACGGCGCGAAAGTGTTAATTGACGCTTGCCAGAGTGCACCTCACATGGGGATTGATGTTCAGGTGCTTGACTGTGATTGGTTAGTGGCTTCTGGACATAAAATGTGCGCTCCCACCGGCATTGGTTTTCTGTATGGGAAATTAGATGTTTTGCGCTCGATGCCACCGTTTTTGGGCGGCGGTGAAATGATTGCAGATGTGTTTCTAGATCACTCGACTTATGCAGATGTGCCGGCAAAATTTGAAGCGGGAACGCCGGCAATTGCCGAGGCGATTGCATTAGGTGCGGCAGTAGATTACCTCACAAGTGTAGGAATGCACAATATTGAAGCTTATGAGCATGAATTGACAGGTTATTTGTTTGAGCAATTGCGACAAATTCCTGAACTCACCCTTTATGGCCCCAAGCCGAAAGCAGATGGCAGTGGCAGGGCGGCACTGGCTGCGTTTACTGCCGGTGATGTTCACCCCCACGATCTCTCTACAATTTTAGATCAGGCTGGGGTTGCGATTCGTGCCGGCCATCATTGCACGCAACCTTTACACCGCTATTTAAAGGCTCAATCGACCGCACGGGCAAGTTTGTATTTCTACAATACTCGTGAGGAAATTGATATTTTCGTCGGTTCTTTAAAAGAAGCGATTGAGTTTTTTGGTGGGATTTTTGGTTAA
- the sufD gene encoding Fe-S cluster assembly protein SufD, with the protein MSNQVAVKPEVTYLDQLLHEARGSASRIVPPEFALDAQTAAWLQQVRDNAATWVRELAIPTKRDEEWRFTDLSKLLEVNFAGALPEPPEPADAAVELLMLPEASDSRLIFVNGVFAPNLSSLTGLPEGVFVGNLGQLPANERQRIGEYLAKQPGAQEVFTALNTAGLTDAAVVWVAKNQAVETLVHLLFITVTGEVPVFVQPRCLVVAEAGSALTLVEHYATAAQGCPDVSTAHPYFTNAVTEIWAQENASVVHLRIQRDGADAFHIGKTAVSQARNSRYACHAVSLGGKLSRHNLEVFQTGEATDTSLYGLTMLAGEQLGDTHSTIALNHPHGTTNQLHKCIVDDRAHAVFNGKVFVPKPAQLTNAAQLNRNLLLSPKARVDTKPQLEITADNVKCSHGATVSQLEADEVFYLQSRGLDREASCNLLMDAFAGEIIQQLPVVSLRKMLSQCVACRS; encoded by the coding sequence ATGAGCAATCAAGTTGCGGTTAAGCCAGAAGTGACTTATTTAGATCAGTTGTTGCATGAGGCGCGTGGGAGCGCTTCGCGAATCGTTCCTCCGGAGTTCGCACTAGACGCTCAAACGGCTGCTTGGTTACAGCAAGTTCGGGATAATGCGGCGACTTGGGTGCGTGAGTTGGCAATTCCCACAAAACGGGATGAGGAATGGCGGTTTACGGATCTTTCCAAACTGTTAGAAGTGAATTTTGCCGGCGCGTTGCCTGAACCCCCGGAACCGGCAGATGCCGCCGTTGAGTTGCTGATGTTGCCGGAAGCCTCTGATAGCCGGCTGATTTTTGTCAACGGCGTTTTTGCCCCTAACCTGTCTTCCCTTACTGGCTTGCCAGAAGGCGTGTTTGTGGGAAATTTGGGCCAATTGCCCGCAAATGAGCGCCAACGCATCGGTGAGTATCTGGCAAAGCAACCGGGTGCACAGGAGGTGTTTACTGCGCTGAATACTGCCGGTTTGACAGATGCGGCAGTGGTGTGGGTGGCGAAAAATCAAGCCGTTGAAACGCTGGTTCACCTGCTGTTTATCACGGTTACGGGTGAGGTGCCGGTGTTTGTGCAGCCGCGCTGTCTGGTGGTGGCTGAGGCGGGAAGTGCGCTGACGCTGGTTGAGCATTACGCAACTGCGGCGCAGGGATGTCCCGATGTCTCAACGGCTCACCCTTATTTTACGAATGCGGTAACGGAAATTTGGGCACAGGAAAATGCCTCGGTTGTCCATCTTCGCATTCAGCGAGATGGGGCTGATGCGTTTCACATTGGCAAAACAGCGGTTTCACAAGCCCGAAATAGTCGCTATGCCTGTCATGCGGTGAGTTTGGGTGGCAAGCTATCACGGCACAATCTAGAGGTTTTCCAAACCGGCGAGGCGACGGATACCTCACTCTATGGTTTAACCATGCTTGCCGGTGAGCAGTTGGGCGACACTCACAGTACAATCGCACTCAACCACCCGCACGGCACGACGAATCAACTGCATAAATGTATTGTCGATGATCGCGCTCATGCAGTGTTTAACGGGAAAGTGTTTGTTCCCAAGCCGGCGCAGTTGACAAATGCAGCGCAGTTGAATCGTAATTTGCTGCTATCTCCGAAAGCGCGTGTGGATACAAAGCCGCAGCTAGAAATTACGGCTGATAATGTCAAGTGTTCTCACGGCGCGACAGTTAGCCAGTTAGAGGCTGATGAAGTGTTTTATCTGCAAAGTCGCGGCTTGGATAGAGAAGCCAGTTGCAATTTGCTGATGGATGCGTTTGCCGGCGAAATTATTCAGCAACTGCCGGTAGTTTCTTTGCGAAAAATGCTTTCTCAGTGTGTGGCTTGTAGATCCTAA
- the sufR gene encoding iron-sulfur cluster biosynthesis transcriptional regulator SufR — MATTHETTTKQDILQYLLKQGQATAHELAESLDISPQAIRRHLKDLEAEGLIQYQSVHAGMGRPQHLYELTREGRHRFPDQYDKFAISLLDTLTETVGQEQVSSILRKQWQRKAIVYRNSLGKGSLQERVAKLVELRRAEGYMAEWHSVEPAQGTAQTEGGFMISEHHCAISHIAESFPNVCDHELEMFATALEDCTVERTHWIIDGQHQCGYLIKSR, encoded by the coding sequence ATGGCCACCACTCACGAAACCACCACTAAACAAGACATCCTGCAATATTTACTCAAGCAAGGTCAAGCAACCGCTCATGAATTAGCAGAATCATTAGATATCAGTCCCCAAGCAATTCGCCGCCATCTCAAGGATTTAGAGGCGGAAGGGTTAATTCAATACCAGTCAGTTCACGCAGGAATGGGCCGGCCACAGCATTTATATGAGCTTACCCGTGAGGGGCGACATCGCTTTCCAGATCAATACGATAAATTTGCCATTTCGCTGCTGGATACACTGACGGAAACAGTTGGCCAAGAGCAAGTTAGTTCGATTTTACGCAAACAGTGGCAGCGCAAGGCAATTGTATACCGAAACAGTCTGGGCAAGGGTTCTCTGCAAGAACGGGTTGCTAAATTGGTGGAACTGCGCCGTGCTGAGGGTTACATGGCGGAGTGGCATTCTGTCGAGCCGGCACAGGGAACAGCCCAAACCGAGGGCGGGTTTATGATCAGTGAACATCACTGTGCGATTTCCCACATTGCGGAGTCTTTTCCCAATGTGTGCGATCACGAGTTAGAAATGTTTGCAACGGCGCTGGAAGATTGCACGGTGGAACGGACACACTGGATTATTGATGGTCAGCATCAATGCGGTTATTTAATTAAAAGCCGGTGA
- the sufC gene encoding Fe-S cluster assembly ATPase SufC, which produces MIIDNSEVLLSVRDLKAEVDGIEILKGLNLEMKAGEIHAIMGPNGSGKSTFSKVLAGHPDYTVTGGEVIFLGQNLLELEPEDRARAGVFLAFQYPLEIPGVSNLDFLRVAYNSHQKQKGLEELDVFDFDDLIQEKLEVVKMNPAFLSRSVNEGFSGGEKKRNEILQMALLEPKLAILDETDSGLDIDALKIVSNGVNTIANAQNTMLVITHYQRLLTYIVPDFVHVMEAGKIVTTGTKELALELESRGYDWVTEDEEAEVGAR; this is translated from the coding sequence ATGATTATCGACAACAGTGAAGTTTTGCTATCAGTTCGGGATTTAAAAGCTGAAGTTGATGGCATCGAAATCTTAAAAGGTTTGAACTTAGAAATGAAGGCAGGAGAAATCCATGCCATCATGGGGCCAAACGGCTCAGGAAAAAGTACCTTTTCTAAAGTATTAGCCGGCCATCCTGACTACACCGTAACAGGCGGCGAAGTCATCTTTCTAGGACAAAACTTGCTAGAATTAGAACCCGAAGATCGGGCAAGAGCCGGTGTTTTCTTAGCGTTTCAATACCCTCTGGAAATTCCTGGTGTCAGCAATCTTGACTTTTTGCGCGTCGCTTATAACTCTCACCAAAAACAGAAGGGTTTAGAAGAATTAGACGTATTTGATTTTGATGACTTAATCCAAGAAAAACTGGAAGTTGTCAAAATGAATCCAGCTTTCTTAAGCCGCAGCGTCAATGAAGGTTTTTCTGGCGGCGAAAAGAAGCGGAATGAAATTTTGCAAATGGCATTGCTAGAACCGAAATTAGCCATTTTAGATGAGACAGATTCAGGGCTAGATATTGATGCGCTGAAGATCGTATCTAATGGCGTAAATACAATTGCCAACGCTCAAAATACCATGCTGGTGATTACGCACTATCAGCGGTTGCTGACTTACATTGTGCCCGATTTTGTTCACGTCATGGAAGCTGGAAAAATTGTCACCACCGGCACCAAAGAATTGGCTTTGGAATTAGAAAGTCGCGGTTATGACTGGGTGACAGAAGACGAGGAAGCTGAGGTGGGGGCGCGATGA